A section of the Pseudomonas flavescens genome encodes:
- a CDS encoding rRNA pseudouridine synthase → MTEPLRLSKRLIELTGCSRREAELYIEGGWVTVDGEVVDEPQRKVTDEAVALLPDAVAEPLVPVTLLLHIPSGRFPERAAEEIGPYSRWPEDRSEQRTLKGHFTNLTPCIPLQAGADGLHVLTQDWRIERKLKDDLSKLEQEYVVEVSGELSDRDLKRLNHGLVFNGTPLAPCKVSWQNETRLRFALKNPLPGQLVFMCNSVGLKVLGMKRIRIGAVPMSKVQPGQWRYLGAKERF, encoded by the coding sequence ATGACCGAACCCTTACGCCTCTCCAAGCGCCTGATCGAACTGACCGGCTGCTCGCGCCGCGAGGCCGAACTGTATATCGAAGGCGGCTGGGTCACGGTCGACGGCGAAGTGGTCGACGAACCTCAGCGCAAGGTGACCGACGAAGCGGTGGCGCTGCTCCCGGATGCCGTCGCTGAACCTCTGGTACCGGTGACCCTGCTGCTGCACATCCCCAGCGGGCGCTTTCCCGAACGTGCAGCCGAAGAAATCGGCCCGTACAGCCGCTGGCCGGAAGACCGCTCCGAGCAGCGCACGCTGAAGGGTCACTTCACCAACCTGACGCCCTGTATCCCCCTGCAAGCGGGCGCCGACGGTCTGCATGTGCTGACTCAGGACTGGCGTATCGAGCGCAAGCTCAAGGACGACCTGAGCAAGCTGGAGCAGGAATACGTGGTCGAGGTCAGCGGTGAATTGTCGGATCGAGACCTCAAGCGACTCAATCACGGCCTGGTGTTCAACGGCACGCCGCTGGCGCCCTGCAAGGTCAGCTGGCAAAACGAGACCCGCCTGCGTTTCGCCCTGAAGAACCCACTGCCGGGTCAGTTGGTGTTCATGTGCAACAGCGTTGGCCTCAAGGTACTGGGCATGAAGCGCATCCGCATCGGCGCGGTACCGATGTCCAAGGTGCAACCGGGGCAGTGGCGCTATCTGGGCGCCAAAGAACGTTTCTAG
- a CDS encoding ABC transporter ATP-binding protein: MLYFDNVSTFYGKIQALHGVSVEVRQGEIVTLIGANGAGKSTLLMTLCGTPQATSGSIRYQGEELVGMETPLIMRKSIAVVPEGRRVFARLTVEENLAMGGFFGSKADNQEQLDKVLHLFPRLKERLVQRAGTMSGGEQQMLAIGRALMSKPKLLLLDEPSLGLAPIIIQQIFDIIEQLRKDGVTVFLVEQNANQALKLADRGYVLENGRIVMQGSGHDLLNDPKVRDAYLGG, from the coding sequence ATGCTGTATTTCGACAACGTTTCCACCTTCTACGGCAAGATCCAGGCGCTGCACGGGGTCAGCGTGGAAGTGCGTCAGGGTGAGATCGTGACCCTGATCGGTGCCAACGGCGCCGGCAAATCCACCCTGCTGATGACCCTTTGCGGTACTCCCCAGGCCACCAGCGGCAGCATCCGTTATCAGGGTGAAGAACTGGTCGGCATGGAAACCCCGCTGATCATGCGCAAGAGCATCGCCGTGGTGCCGGAAGGCCGCCGCGTGTTCGCGCGCCTGACCGTCGAGGAGAACCTCGCCATGGGCGGCTTCTTCGGCAGCAAGGCGGACAATCAGGAGCAACTGGACAAAGTGCTGCACCTGTTCCCGCGCCTCAAGGAACGCCTTGTACAGCGCGCCGGCACCATGTCCGGTGGCGAACAGCAGATGCTCGCCATCGGCCGTGCGCTGATGAGCAAGCCCAAGCTGCTGCTGCTCGACGAGCCATCTCTGGGCCTGGCACCGATCATCATCCAGCAGATCTTCGACATCATCGAACAGCTGCGCAAGGACGGTGTGACCGTGTTCCTGGTCGAGCAGAACGCCAACCAGGCGCTCAAGCTGGCCGACCGTGGCTACGTACTGGAAAACGGCCGGATCGTCATGCAAGGCAGTGGTCATGATCTGTTGAACGATCCGAAGGTGCGTGACGCCTACCTGGGCGGCTAA
- the livG gene encoding high-affinity branched-chain amino acid ABC transporter ATP-binding protein LivG, with amino-acid sequence MSRPILEVSGLSMRFGGLLAVNGVSLSVNEKQVVSMIGPNGAGKTTVFNCLTGFYKPTSGSIRLNGEQIEGLPGHKIARKGVVRTFQNVRLFKEMTAVENLLVAQHRHINTNFLSGLFKTPAFRRSEREAMDYAAHWLEQVNLTEFANRTAGTLAYGQQRRLEIARCMMTRPSILMLDEPAAGLNPRETDDLKALIGVLRDEHNVTVLLIEHDMKLVMSISDHIFVINQGTPLADGTPEQIRDNPDVIKAYLGEA; translated from the coding sequence ATGAGCCGCCCGATTCTAGAAGTGAGCGGCCTGTCCATGCGTTTTGGCGGCCTGCTGGCCGTCAACGGGGTCAGCCTCTCGGTCAATGAAAAACAGGTTGTGTCGATGATCGGCCCGAACGGTGCCGGCAAGACCACGGTGTTCAACTGCCTGACCGGTTTCTACAAACCGACCTCGGGCAGCATCCGCCTCAACGGCGAACAGATCGAAGGCCTGCCGGGCCACAAGATCGCTCGCAAGGGTGTGGTGCGTACCTTCCAGAACGTTCGCCTGTTCAAGGAAATGACCGCGGTGGAAAACCTGCTGGTCGCCCAACACCGCCACATCAACACCAACTTCCTGTCCGGGCTGTTCAAGACCCCGGCGTTTCGCCGCAGTGAGCGCGAGGCCATGGATTACGCGGCGCATTGGCTGGAACAGGTCAACCTGACCGAATTCGCCAACCGCACCGCCGGTACCCTGGCCTACGGCCAGCAGCGCCGCCTGGAGATCGCCCGCTGCATGATGACCCGGCCGAGCATCCTCATGCTCGACGAGCCGGCTGCGGGCCTCAACCCACGGGAAACCGACGACCTGAAAGCGCTGATCGGCGTGCTACGTGACGAGCACAACGTGACCGTGCTGCTGATCGAACACGACATGAAGCTGGTCATGAGCATTTCCGACCATATCTTCGTGATCAACCAGGGCACGCCCCTGGCCGACGGCACGCCGGAGCAGATCCGCGACAATCCGGACGTGATCAAAGCCTACCTGGGGGAAGCGTAA
- a CDS encoding high-affinity branched-chain amino acid ABC transporter permease LivM, whose product MSKNLKTALFSSILLLLISYPILGLKLSVVGISLQVSGASAKTLWTIGIAAALLFVWHLVLRDRLLGGDRLKGVLPAVPQNLKDSLTLPSVQRWIMLALFVVALAWPFFGSRAAVDIATLILIYVMLGIGLNIVVGLAGLLDLGYVGFYAVGAYTYALLAEYAGFGFWTALPIAGLMAATFGCLLGFPVLRLRGDYLAIVTLGFGEIIRIMLRNLTDITGGPNGISSIPKPELFGLSLDRRAPDGGQTLHDFLGIAYNSTYKVIFLYLIALLLVLLAIFVINRLMRMPIGRAWEALREDEIACRALGLNPTTVKLSAFTIGASFAGFAGSFFAARQGLVTPESFTFIESAMILAIVVLGGMGSQLGIIFAAIVMTLLQEMRDFNEYRMLIFGLTMIVMMIWRPQGLMPMQRPHLELKQR is encoded by the coding sequence ATGAGCAAGAACCTCAAGACCGCCCTGTTCAGCAGCATCCTTCTGCTGCTGATCTCCTACCCGATTCTCGGCCTCAAGCTCAGCGTCGTCGGCATCAGCCTGCAGGTGAGCGGCGCCAGCGCCAAGACCCTGTGGACCATCGGCATCGCCGCTGCGCTGCTGTTCGTCTGGCATCTGGTGCTGCGTGATCGCCTGCTCGGCGGTGACAGGCTCAAAGGCGTTCTGCCGGCCGTGCCGCAGAACCTGAAGGACTCGCTGACCCTGCCCAGCGTGCAGCGCTGGATCATGCTGGCGCTGTTCGTGGTGGCGCTGGCCTGGCCGTTCTTCGGCTCCCGCGCGGCGGTGGACATCGCCACGCTGATCCTCATCTACGTGATGCTGGGCATCGGCCTGAACATCGTGGTCGGCCTCGCCGGGCTGCTCGACCTGGGTTACGTCGGCTTCTACGCGGTGGGTGCCTACACCTATGCGCTGCTCGCCGAGTACGCAGGCTTCGGCTTCTGGACGGCATTGCCGATAGCCGGGCTGATGGCCGCTACCTTCGGCTGCTTGCTGGGCTTCCCGGTACTCAGGCTACGCGGCGACTATCTGGCCATCGTGACCCTGGGTTTCGGTGAGATCATCCGCATCATGCTGCGCAACCTCACCGACATCACAGGCGGCCCGAACGGCATCAGCTCGATTCCCAAGCCGGAACTGTTCGGCCTGTCGCTGGATCGTCGCGCACCGGATGGTGGCCAGACCCTGCATGACTTCCTCGGCATCGCCTACAACTCCACCTACAAGGTGATCTTTCTCTACCTGATCGCCCTGCTTCTGGTGCTGTTGGCCATCTTCGTGATCAACCGCCTGATGCGCATGCCGATCGGCCGCGCCTGGGAAGCCTTGCGCGAAGATGAAATCGCCTGCCGTGCCCTGGGCCTCAACCCGACCACGGTCAAGCTCTCGGCCTTCACCATCGGCGCCAGCTTCGCCGGTTTCGCCGGCAGCTTCTTCGCCGCCCGCCAGGGGCTGGTGACGCCGGAGTCGTTCACCTTCATCGAGTCGGCGATGATCCTCGCCATCGTCGTGCTGGGTGGTATGGGCTCGCAGCTCGGCATCATATTCGCGGCCATCGTGATGACCCTGTTGCAGGAGATGCGCGACTTCAACGAGTACCGCATGCTGATATTCGGTCTGACCATGATCGTGATGATGATCTGGCGTCCGCAGGGCCTCATGCCCATGCAGCGCCCACACCTGGAGTTGAAACAACGATGA
- the livH gene encoding high-affinity branched-chain amino acid ABC transporter permease LivH: protein MPDLYHYLQQLLNGLTVGSTYALIAIGYTMVYGIIGMINFAHGEVYMIGSYVAFIAITLLAMMGLDSLPLIMICAFAASIIVTSAFGYSIERVAYRPLRGGNRLIPLISAIGMSIFLQNAVMLSQDSKDKAITNPLPGNFIFGESAMNGVVISYMQVLIFVVTFLTMIGLTLFISRSRLGRACRACAEDLKMANLLGINTNNIIALTFVIGAALAAVAAVLLGMQYGVINPHLGFLAGIKAFTAAVLGGIGSIPGAVLGGLVLGVAEAFGADIFGDQYKDVVAFSLLVLVLLFRPTGILGRPEVEKV from the coding sequence ATGCCTGATCTTTATCACTACCTGCAACAGCTGCTCAACGGTCTTACCGTCGGCAGTACCTATGCCCTGATCGCCATCGGCTACACGATGGTCTACGGCATCATCGGCATGATCAACTTCGCCCATGGCGAGGTGTACATGATCGGTTCCTACGTCGCCTTCATCGCCATCACGCTGCTGGCCATGATGGGACTCGACAGCCTGCCCCTGATCATGATCTGCGCCTTCGCGGCGAGCATCATCGTCACCAGTGCTTTCGGTTACAGCATCGAACGGGTTGCCTACCGGCCGCTACGCGGCGGTAACCGGCTGATCCCGCTGATTTCCGCGATCGGCATGTCGATCTTCCTGCAGAACGCCGTCATGCTTTCCCAGGACTCGAAAGACAAGGCCATCACCAACCCGCTGCCGGGCAACTTCATCTTTGGTGAAAGTGCCATGAATGGCGTGGTGATCTCTTATATGCAGGTGCTGATCTTCGTGGTCACCTTCCTGACCATGATCGGCCTCACCCTGTTCATCTCCCGCTCCCGCCTGGGCCGCGCCTGCCGCGCCTGTGCCGAGGACCTGAAGATGGCCAACCTGCTGGGTATCAACACCAACAACATCATCGCCCTGACCTTCGTCATCGGCGCCGCACTGGCAGCCGTCGCCGCCGTGCTGCTGGGCATGCAATACGGCGTGATCAACCCGCACCTGGGCTTCCTCGCCGGCATCAAGGCGTTCACTGCCGCAGTACTCGGCGGCATCGGCAGCATCCCGGGGGCCGTGCTTGGCGGCCTGGTGCTGGGCGTTGCCGAAGCCTTCGGCGCCGATATCTTCGGTGACCAGTACAAGGATGTCGTCGCCTTCAGCCTGCTGGTACTCGTACTGCTGTTCCGCCCGACCGGTATCCTCGGCCGTCCGGAGGTTGAAAAGGTATGA
- a CDS encoding branched-chain amino acid ABC transporter substrate-binding protein, protein MNNATKQISKLFAAMALAGAASYSVAADTIKIAMAGPVTGAVAQYGEMQFIGAKMAIEQINKAGGVNGAQLEGVVYDDACDPKQAVAVANKIVNDGAKFVVGHLCSSSTQPASDIYEDEGILMITPAATSPEITARGYELIFRTIGLDSLQGPTAGNFIADKIKPKNVAVIHDKQQYGEGIASAVKQTLESKGVKVGVFEGINAGDKDFSSLIAKLKQQGVDFVYYGGYHPELGLLLRQSKEKGLDVRFMGPEGVGNKEISAIAGPASEGMLVTLPQSFDQDPKNKALVDAFKAKNEDPTGPFVFPAYAAVQVIAGGIEKAGSTDTAEVAAALRANTFDTPTGTLGFDEKGDLKDFNFVVYEWHQDGTKSEAK, encoded by the coding sequence ATGAACAACGCTACTAAGCAGATTTCCAAGCTGTTCGCCGCTATGGCCCTGGCTGGCGCTGCCAGCTACTCGGTCGCCGCAGACACCATCAAGATCGCCATGGCTGGCCCGGTGACCGGTGCTGTTGCCCAGTACGGCGAGATGCAGTTCATCGGTGCCAAGATGGCCATCGAACAGATCAACAAGGCCGGTGGCGTCAACGGTGCTCAGCTCGAAGGCGTGGTCTACGACGACGCCTGCGATCCCAAGCAAGCCGTGGCCGTTGCCAACAAGATCGTCAACGATGGCGCCAAGTTCGTCGTTGGCCACCTGTGCTCCAGCTCCACTCAGCCGGCTTCGGACATTTACGAAGACGAAGGCATTCTGATGATCACTCCGGCCGCTACCAGCCCGGAAATCACCGCCCGTGGCTACGAGCTGATCTTCCGCACCATCGGCCTGGACAGCCTCCAGGGCCCGACCGCTGGCAACTTCATTGCCGACAAGATCAAGCCGAAGAACGTTGCCGTCATCCATGACAAGCAGCAGTACGGTGAAGGCATCGCCAGTGCGGTCAAGCAGACCCTGGAATCCAAAGGCGTGAAAGTCGGCGTGTTCGAAGGCATCAATGCCGGCGACAAGGACTTCTCCTCGCTGATCGCCAAGCTCAAGCAACAGGGCGTTGATTTCGTCTACTACGGCGGCTATCACCCAGAGCTGGGCCTGCTGCTGCGTCAGTCCAAGGAAAAAGGCCTCGACGTTCGCTTCATGGGTCCGGAAGGCGTAGGCAACAAGGAAATCTCGGCCATCGCTGGCCCGGCTTCCGAAGGCATGCTGGTCACCCTGCCGCAATCCTTCGACCAGGATCCGAAGAACAAGGCGCTGGTTGATGCGTTCAAGGCCAAGAACGAAGACCCAACCGGTCCATTCGTGTTCCCGGCCTACGCTGCCGTTCAGGTCATTGCCGGTGGTATCGAGAAAGCCGGCAGCACCGACACCGCCGAAGTAGCGGCCGCCCTGCGCGCCAACACCTTCGACACCCCGACCGGCACCCTTGGCTTCGACGAGAAGGGTGACCTGAAGGACTTCAACTTCGTGGTTTACGAATGGCACCAGGACGGCACCAAGTCCGAAGCCAAGTAA
- a CDS encoding DUF2288 domain-containing protein — translation MNEQPSTLYAKLLGETAPIRWQELQPFFARGSLLWVDSDEDLIAVAEAVAENRRDDVAAWLDSGRVALLNDVRAEDLLTRDPSLWAVVVAPWVLVQERAEK, via the coding sequence ATGAACGAACAACCAAGCACCCTCTATGCCAAATTGCTCGGCGAAACCGCCCCCATCCGTTGGCAGGAGCTGCAACCGTTCTTCGCGCGCGGCTCGCTGCTATGGGTCGACAGCGATGAGGACCTGATCGCGGTGGCCGAGGCGGTTGCCGAAAATCGTCGCGACGACGTCGCTGCCTGGCTGGATTCGGGGCGCGTCGCGCTGTTGAACGATGTACGCGCCGAGGATCTGCTCACCCGTGATCCGTCGCTTTGGGCTGTGGTCGTGGCGCCCTGGGTTCTGGTGCAGGAGCGCGCCGAAAAGTAG
- a CDS encoding DUF5064 family protein: MFEPGHLFRGNSLAVGEIPTYAIDLHYDVRQDAAEGPMLHMSLKGEIAGAAFDESFELHRDTAFNFASVVSRLAHKHGLPTSVVLISHEHEEFDRMFEDIRQRLGAHSGDPVDLDHLEKDGL; encoded by the coding sequence ATGTTCGAGCCCGGCCATTTATTTCGCGGCAACAGCCTGGCGGTGGGTGAGATACCCACCTATGCCATCGACCTGCATTACGACGTGCGTCAGGATGCGGCCGAAGGGCCAATGCTGCACATGTCCCTCAAGGGTGAGATCGCTGGAGCGGCTTTCGACGAGTCGTTCGAGCTGCACCGTGACACCGCCTTCAACTTCGCCAGTGTGGTCAGCCGCCTGGCTCACAAGCATGGTTTGCCGACCAGCGTGGTGCTGATCAGTCACGAGCATGAAGAGTTCGACCGGATGTTCGAGGATATCCGCCAGCGTCTGGGTGCCCACAGTGGCGATCCGGTAGATCTCGATCATCTCGAGAAGGATGGTCTGTAA
- a CDS encoding hydroxypyruvate isomerase family protein: MKLSANLTMLFTERPLLERIVAAAAAGFEGVEIQFPYEVPALRLKDELARAGMPLALMNFPAGDFMAGGPGLAAVPARQAAFDEALQEALTYAAMVRPQSINVLSGRLAAGLEREQALTTLSNNIRKASEAFQTLGIGVVSEAINPIDMPGFLVNTPEHLQALLEQVDHGNFRAQLDIYHMARQGIDPLVAVEALVGRIGHVQFADCPGRGAPGSGDVDFARVRQALETGGYRGWLGAEYRPEEGDTRASLGWLRAWRMPALS, translated from the coding sequence ATGAAACTATCCGCCAACCTGACGATGCTGTTCACCGAGCGGCCGTTGCTCGAGCGTATCGTCGCCGCCGCTGCGGCGGGTTTCGAGGGTGTGGAAATCCAGTTCCCCTACGAAGTCCCTGCGCTTCGCTTGAAGGACGAACTGGCACGGGCGGGCATGCCGCTGGCGCTGATGAATTTTCCGGCTGGCGACTTCATGGCTGGCGGGCCCGGGCTGGCGGCGGTGCCTGCACGTCAGGCGGCGTTCGACGAAGCGTTGCAGGAGGCGCTGACCTACGCCGCCATGGTTCGACCGCAGTCCATCAACGTCCTGTCCGGACGGCTGGCTGCAGGGCTCGAGCGGGAGCAGGCGCTGACCACCTTGAGCAACAACATCCGCAAGGCGTCAGAGGCGTTCCAGACGCTGGGGATCGGCGTGGTCAGCGAGGCGATCAACCCCATCGACATGCCGGGGTTTCTGGTCAACACGCCGGAACACCTGCAAGCACTGCTGGAGCAGGTCGACCACGGCAATTTCCGCGCTCAGCTGGATATCTATCACATGGCGCGACAGGGTATCGATCCGCTGGTGGCCGTCGAAGCACTGGTTGGCCGAATCGGCCATGTGCAATTCGCCGACTGCCCGGGGCGCGGTGCGCCGGGCAGTGGGGATGTCGATTTCGCTAGGGTGCGGCAGGCGCTGGAGACGGGAGGGTACCGCGGCTGGCTGGGCGCCGAGTACCGCCCCGAAGAGGGCGATACCCGTGCCAGCCTGGGCTGGTTGCGTGCGTGGCGGATGCCTGCGCTCAGTTGA
- a CDS encoding glucan biosynthesis protein G, translated as MLPAALCLACTTSLFSTQVLAFSLDDVASEAKELLDKPYAAPAVNLPSELRTLPFTDYQKIKSLEDKYEWADSKTPFKLSFYHQGMHFDSPVKINEVTATSVKEIKYDPARFDFGDLKVDKDAVKNLGYAGFRVMYPINAKGKSDEIMSLLGASYFRVIGKDQVYGASARGLAIDTALPSGEEFPYFREFWIERPKPEDKHLVIFALLDSPRATGAYRFILRPGKDSVVDVQSRVFLRDNVNKLGIAPLTSMFLYGSSQRSSKPNYRPALHDSNGLAIHTGNDEHIWRPLNNPQNLAVSTFEVENPKGFGLLQRGRDFAQYEDLEDRYEQRPSAWIEPKGEWGKGKVELVEIPTPDETNDNIVAFWTPDEQPKPGEPMEFDYRMHWTKDERAQLGAETAWVKQTMRSAGEVKQPNLTRKLDGSIALLVDFEGPALAKLKSDAAVTSNFSVNDNAELLDNGLQYNPSTKGWRLTLRFKVKDPKKAVEMRAALVEGDKTLSETWSYQLPPNTVTAP; from the coding sequence ATGCTTCCAGCCGCGCTGTGCCTGGCCTGCACCACTTCATTGTTCAGTACTCAGGTACTGGCGTTTTCACTCGATGACGTGGCTTCGGAAGCCAAGGAATTGTTGGACAAGCCTTACGCTGCTCCAGCCGTCAACCTGCCCAGTGAGCTGCGCACCCTGCCGTTCACCGACTACCAGAAGATCAAATCGCTCGAAGACAAGTACGAATGGGCCGACAGCAAAACCCCGTTCAAACTGAGTTTCTATCACCAGGGCATGCACTTCGACAGCCCGGTGAAAATCAACGAAGTGACCGCTACCAGCGTCAAGGAAATCAAGTACGACCCTGCGCGTTTCGATTTCGGTGACCTGAAGGTCGACAAGGATGCCGTCAAGAATCTTGGCTACGCCGGTTTCCGCGTGATGTACCCGATCAACGCCAAGGGCAAGTCCGACGAGATCATGAGCCTGCTCGGCGCCAGCTATTTCCGGGTGATCGGCAAGGATCAGGTGTACGGCGCCTCGGCCCGCGGCCTGGCCATCGACACCGCACTGCCGAGTGGCGAAGAGTTTCCGTATTTCCGCGAGTTCTGGATCGAGCGCCCCAAGCCGGAAGACAAGCATCTGGTGATCTTCGCGCTGCTCGACTCGCCGCGCGCCACCGGTGCCTACCGCTTCATCCTGCGCCCGGGCAAGGACTCGGTGGTCGACGTGCAGTCGCGGGTATTCCTGCGTGACAACGTCAACAAGCTGGGTATCGCCCCGCTCACCAGCATGTTCCTGTACGGCTCCAGTCAACGCTCCAGCAAACCCAACTACCGCCCTGCCCTGCACGACTCCAATGGCCTGGCGATCCATACCGGTAACGACGAGCACATCTGGCGCCCGCTGAACAACCCGCAGAACCTTGCAGTGAGCACCTTCGAAGTGGAGAACCCGAAAGGTTTCGGGCTGCTCCAGCGGGGTCGCGACTTCGCTCAATACGAAGACCTGGAAGACCGCTACGAGCAGCGTCCAAGCGCGTGGATCGAACCCAAGGGCGAATGGGGCAAGGGCAAGGTCGAGCTGGTGGAAATCCCCACCCCGGACGAAACCAACGACAACATCGTGGCGTTCTGGACACCTGACGAGCAGCCCAAACCGGGCGAACCGATGGAGTTCGATTACCGCATGCACTGGACCAAGGACGAACGCGCCCAACTTGGTGCGGAAACCGCCTGGGTCAAGCAGACCATGCGCAGTGCCGGCGAAGTCAAGCAGCCCAATCTGACCCGCAAGCTGGATGGCAGCATCGCCCTGCTGGTGGACTTCGAAGGCCCGGCACTGGCCAAACTCAAGTCCGATGCGGCGGTAACGTCCAACTTCAGCGTCAATGACAACGCCGAGTTGCTGGACAACGGCCTGCAGTACAACCCGTCCACCAAGGGCTGGCGCCTGACGCTGCGCTTCAAGGTCAAGGACCCCAAGAAAGCCGTGGAAATGCGCGCGGCTCTGGTCGAGGGTGACAAGACCCTCAGCGAAACCTGGAGCTATCAACTGCCACCCAATACGGTTACCGCCCCATGA
- a CDS encoding acyltransferase family protein — protein sequence MTRTDKEHFIGLEWLRFILGLYIVVFHTLHNYAEQKLPIIKQLSGVGFFATSTFFVLSGFLLAHVYCKRGELREPAVSFWSRRFANLYPLHIFSLLLTITVIFIISNLGIPPDETKATIRFVVYDTNEDMTGISRTTLEHFMGNGELAVNTVLQLFMLQAWNPFYLTFNPPLWSISTLFFFYLTFPFVAPRLARLKHKVLWLGVLTLIYMIPPILVILNGDYGMPFTGILHRNPLVRLPEFLAGILAYGLFRDMRDAGRSPGGAGIGLMIVTVLTCFFGAAWLVEGEQYWYYLLHNGLLLPSQMMLIYLCALAPSPTSEPVRRWSQRLGAASLPLFVLHVPAFTLFSRSEKVLSVASTECFANWAQCAVQAGEQTLSIAFYPLFLLLTVILCVWAQENAVVPTRKQLLKFLPVKRSTA from the coding sequence ATGACCCGAACCGACAAGGAACATTTCATCGGGCTCGAGTGGCTGCGTTTCATACTCGGCCTGTACATCGTGGTCTTCCATACCCTGCACAATTACGCAGAACAGAAGCTGCCGATCATCAAGCAGCTCAGCGGTGTCGGCTTCTTCGCCACCAGTACGTTCTTCGTGCTGTCCGGTTTTCTGCTCGCCCACGTGTACTGCAAGCGCGGTGAGCTGCGTGAGCCGGCGGTGAGTTTCTGGAGCCGGCGTTTCGCCAACCTCTATCCACTGCACATCTTTTCCCTGCTGCTGACCATCACGGTCATCTTCATCATCAGCAACCTGGGCATCCCGCCGGACGAGACCAAGGCCACCATCCGTTTCGTGGTGTACGACACCAACGAAGACATGACCGGGATCTCGCGCACTACCCTCGAGCATTTCATGGGCAACGGCGAACTGGCAGTCAATACGGTGCTGCAACTGTTCATGCTGCAGGCCTGGAACCCGTTCTACCTGACTTTCAACCCGCCACTGTGGTCGATCTCCACGCTGTTCTTCTTCTACCTCACCTTTCCCTTCGTGGCCCCACGCCTGGCGCGCCTGAAGCACAAGGTGCTGTGGCTGGGCGTGCTCACCCTGATCTACATGATTCCGCCGATTTTGGTGATTCTCAATGGTGACTACGGCATGCCGTTCACCGGCATCCTGCACCGCAACCCCCTGGTGCGCCTGCCGGAGTTCCTTGCCGGCATCCTCGCCTACGGCCTGTTCCGTGACATGCGCGACGCTGGCCGCTCGCCGGGCGGCGCAGGTATCGGCCTGATGATCGTCACGGTGCTGACCTGCTTCTTCGGCGCCGCATGGTTGGTCGAGGGCGAGCAGTACTGGTATTACCTGCTGCACAACGGCCTGCTGCTGCCGTCGCAAATGATGCTGATCTACCTGTGCGCCCTGGCGCCATCGCCGACCAGTGAGCCGGTACGCCGCTGGTCGCAACGCCTGGGTGCAGCTTCGCTGCCGCTTTTCGTGTTGCACGTGCCGGCCTTCACCCTGTTCTCACGGTCGGAGAAGGTGCTCAGCGTGGCGTCGACCGAGTGCTTCGCCAACTGGGCGCAATGCGCCGTCCAGGCTGGTGAGCAAACCCTGTCGATCGCCTTCTACCCGCTGTTCCTGCTGCTCACCGTGATCCTCTGCGTCTGGGCCCAGGAGAACGCCGTGGTGCCGACCCGCAAGCAGCTCCTCAAGTTTCTGCCTGTGAAGCGCAGCACAGCCTGA